In Electrophorus electricus isolate fEleEle1 chromosome 10, fEleEle1.pri, whole genome shotgun sequence, the genomic window GGCTGACTTCATCTCCATGTAGCTGCTCTCGGGAGGGCATGGCGGGAGGCCAGGGAGGTCTTTAATGGTGGCGTACGGGTTCTCGCTGTtcagagaactgctgctcacCGCTGGACACGCGTCCTTCAGCTCTGGGAGAGAAGGCGACAGTGGTGAGTGTAGCGTAAGCCTTCTGTAACCGGAGGAGACGCTTCCCACTGTAAACAGCACTTACGTTTGTTGTAGTACTTCCCCAGGCTGGAACTGTAGCTATAGCTGCGATCCATGCCGAAGGCTCCTGCAATCCAGCaagtaatgacacacacacgtaagcactttgcttgcacagcggATGAAGGACCTCcatctgaaatgtcctgtttttaattttaataaataaataaatctaaaatcataatcataataataatagtatggCTTATGACAAATCTACAGGCTCACATACCTTGGTCTTTAGGGGGTTCTTGATGTTTCCAGTCAGCAGGTAACGTGGCGTTGGTTTCCATGCTGAACAGGCCTCTTCTTTCCCGCTCCATGTTTTTCAGACTGCAGAACAGCTGCTCATTGGTGTTCTGAGACCACAAAGGGAAAGAGGAGCATTTGATCCCCACACTGAGATACGCTGAAGGCTAAAGATAGCGGGTTAGTTTAGAGTATGAAGTCTGAATTGTCATTCTGCATCTCATCCCTGGGAAACGGTGATATATTGGACAGAAGCGATCATTCCGTGTACCTTGACGACGCGGTCCTGGTTGTTAGGGCTGTGGGGTAATGGAGGTCTGTTCTGGGAcagtgtgtgatagctggggtTGGAGTAGTAGTGATGATAGCTGTGGGGAACATCtttaaaggaggaaaaaaaaaggtcaggAAAAGTCATGTCATTCATTTTgatcatatttgtattttcattgcTTTGGTCCCAATTCTTTTGACAGATTGCATAACTAAGCTCATTTCCCCCAGACTGAGCATACAGCAACAAATCAAAAGTTCCTATTGCTTCAGAATTTCCATTAGATTTGTCTATCAATCTCACATGATGGTAGAGACCCAAAAAtgtgcttttcttctttctgctgCTATCTGCACTAATTTGGCTGCTGCCGAATACTCCCTGTGACACAGTGTCTTCTGTCCACCCAACGACTAGAAAGGCTTTCGCAGTGCTGGCATGTTTGTTCGACTAGTTCCCGTCGCACTAACTCCAGTACCTGATTGTCAGCCTCGCGCGCGCTTACAGGTAGGCGCCGTTTGGCGTCTTTAACGAGTTCGTAGCGTTTTTCACCCGAAGCGTCAAGGCTCCTACCTGGGACGGCGTACTCGGAGTTGACAGTGCGGCTGGACGAGAAGGAGACGGTGGGGGCGTTGTTCTGCTTCTCCTTTTGTCGGTGCCGGTACAGGAGCAGCAGGGCCAGCAGCAACACCACCAGGAGGACTAGCACCACGATGCCCGAGATGGCCCCCCACGAGTCCCTCTCCACCGGGGACACGGGCACCATCTCGCTCACCCCCCGCTCTGGAGGAACGGCCATGGCCGTTACAAACCAAACCTTTTGCACTTAAGTGTTAGGGGGCCTAGCTAAAGACTGGCAACATGCAGGGCAAAGGGTAAGGGGAGTCTTAGCTACTGCTAGCCTGAAAAATATGGAAAGCACAGTTAAGACTGAAAATATCCTTCTAagccatgtttgtgtttttaaagactGAAGAAAtgtgaaacagaacatttaaatacatcttTAGAAACGGTCCAAAAGGTGAAAAAAGCTATAATTTTAAATGGTTTGAAAACAGGCTAAAGAGGACCAGAAGTGAATACCGTGTGTGCAGTCCACGCCTGCTCCAGGCTCACATACGCAGGCCCCACTGTGAGGGTCACAAAAGTGGTTTGGGCCGCATGAACAGGTCTGAGCACAGTTGGTTCCAAATGTACCTGATTTACACACTGAAACAGAGGTGATGCACATCACgcatatgaatgtgtgaatatgGGGCCTGTCTGTTcatatttaatcacatttctATATTCATAAGCAGCCCTTCTTAAatttatgaacacacatttacagattCCGTTATCTCTTAAGCCTGCTGACTAATGCTAGGCTGAGAAACGTGGGAGTGAGCATCTGAaacttgctctgtgtgtgcttttgaaaGGTAGGCCTAACAGGATGGCAGgtgcctgtgcatgtgagcCCAAATATGAAGTCACTCGCACGTGTTTCAAATGGTTCTGGGTATGTGACAACATAGCAAATGAGTTTGTATGATTGGATCAGTAGTATCTCTAAGgtcaaccctaaccctgctctTTCCTGGAATTGAAGAAAACAGGCGGTTAGCACCTACTGGACGGTATCAAACATTTTAAGAACTCCTGGCTATTGGCTTTCATCTTCCAAATAATAAAATGGTTCAGGACACATTAAAATCAATTGACACTGGAAAAAACTGGACATTCCTAGGGATTTCCAGTCTAGAATAGTGGAATATTTTAAGCCAGAAACTCAACAGGAATCTCTGAGCAGGTGTGTCTCCAGTTACAGTTTATTACAATCTGtcttaaatgtttttgcataATAGCACAACTGCCCCTTTGCACACTTTAGTGCAAACATGGTTTGATGTACCAGTGCCCTGCTGAGCCACAAAAtatcataacatttttttttctttaaaaaagaaaacattgacTCTTATAGAAAGGCATGGTGATTTACCCATAGAGCAGTCTGCTCCCATCCAGCCGGGGACACAGTGGCACGAGCCATCCTGGTGATGGCATGTTGCGTTGTTGGTACACCTACAAGTGCCACTACACTGGTTTCCATAATGGCCAACTGGACAGACTAGAAACCACAGCCATTTTGGggttaaaatgtgtaatttcaATAGCATACTTTTCTGTTGTGtcacaaataaatcaaaaattAGTGATTATATTCTGGATTCAAAATACACGTGGATGcaataaattgtaataaatgtttatgtgcaAGAATCACTGCTTATTAAAAGCTTTCCTACTGTGAAAGACTACCATTCAccttactgctgtgtgtgtgtgtgtgtcggtcaGGATTCACACCTTGGTCACACAGTGGTCCTGTATAGCCAGGGAGGCACAGACACTGGCCTGTGATGTGGTGGCAGAATGTGGAGTGGGCACAGGGGCGGCAGGCCTGACTGCACTTCTCTCCATACGTTCCCCGAGTACAcgctgacagagagagagcgagagagcaacaGTAGCCTACACACTTAACCAACATCTCAGAAGCTACTTGAAGCTATCGGAACTTGAATTCATTTCTGTGCCTTAAAAGACATAGCTCGAAGTGGGAGGTTGTTCAGCGTGAAAGACATGAATTAAGCACAAGTATGGGGTGTAGAATTTAATATTAAATCGGTGTTCAAGAGCGGGAAACAGGCACAGTTAAGTGACTTGGCTCAGCTTTTTCTTTTGAAGTCCTCATTTAAGCTCGGACTGCTTGATTAAAGTTAGGGTTCCATTTAAGCTCCACAAGTAAACAGCTTAAGTTTTAAACTAGACAGAGCAGTGAAGAGGAGCAGCTGTCACCATGCTGGCACTGAGCTCCCCAGTAGCCTGGCTTGCACAGGCAGGTGCCACTCTGCGGCAGACAGGAGGCGCTGTTGAGGCAGGTGCAGCTCTGGTTACACTGATGGCCCCATGAGCCCTGAGGACACTGCTCTGTACAGCGCGGACCTGCGTACACAACGGACCAAGTGGAGCTCTGTGGGAGGGCTCAAATATACACGACTAACAGCTGAAAGAGTGCAGTTACTTTCGTTCCGCCTAGTACACTATTGTAGCacctcaaatgtttttttttgttttttttttttttgttttttttttttcttaaatgtttcctgttttaaaGGAATGGTGCTTTACTCTTGAAAATTCCAGTTTGCAATGATTTTTGCCGATGGTTTGTTTGCCGGCAATGCATATCAGTCAGGTAAAGTGCAGTTTGATATGACACATGCACAGTCTTCTTAATACTCCACTGTCTGAACATGCAAGTGTGTGGTGCTCCAGCGAATGACTGGATGGAAGCCATACCTGTCCATCCAGGTAGACACAGGCACTGCCCCGTGATGCTGTGGCAACCTTCGTCATGGAGACAGTCGCATTTGTACTGGCAGCCTGGGCCGAAGGTGCCGACCTATTTAACAAGAACCAGCGGGAAAACGGAAAAATTCCCGTCAGTCCGATGAAAGCCAGCAGTGCAGACAGCTGGAAGACAAGGTGGTCCGGGGCTAACGACTACCTTCATTTAATCAGAGCGCTCGCCAGGCATGATGTGCAACTGTGGACACAGAGCTCTGCTTAATAACAGCCTTTAGTGGAGATGAAACGTCAGCTGGTGTTTTATTCAGAGAAGTACAATTTTCCATGGAGTGCATTCCGAAGGCCCGGGCAGGGACTGCTGAAACAGCGGCGTGAAAGAACCTCGTGAAGCATTAGTGGGCGTGATCAGCCTGCCATGATTCCTGAGGTGGAGTTTAGCAAACTCAACAGACAGCCTCCACCAGCAGGGTCTGGCGCCGCCTACTGCCGTTCATGGTAACAGAGTGCCGCTTGTTCTACCGAGCGGCGGACTCACCGGGCACGGCTCGACACAGAGCGCTCCTCTCCACCCCGCCGTGCACGTGCACGAGCCGTCGGAGGGGTGGCATCGGCCCCCGTTGGCGCACTGGCATGAGGCATTGCAGCCTGGACCCCATGTCCCCTCTGAACATGCGACAGAGCAATCAGGACTCctccatcctgcacacacacacacacacacacacacacacacacacacacacacacacacgtacagacaagTAGTGATATATGATGACACAATGACTGTACTGACTCTGAACTGACTCATCCAGTCTATCTATTAGAGAAGCAGTGATAATGAAGAAGAGACCATTTTTTATCTTTGAAATAAGGTCATTAATAAAGGCTTGttcctcctttcctctgtcAGCACTGCTttaaatcacacatacacacacaacagaataaGGAGGAACGAGATAAGATGGGGAACTGGTAGATATACAAAGCGCAGTGAGAAACCTCTTTTGGAAATCACCACGGAACCCAGGCCGTGTCAGGAAATCAGCACTCATCACTCatttcattcactcactcgATCACTCACCCTCTTTGCAGAAGCATGTTCCATCTATAGGAGAGCAAGCGATGGCGTTTAAGCAGGCACACGCAGAGGAGCAGTCTTTTCCATAGAAGCCCGACTCACAGCGGTTTTCACAGTGCGATCCCTCCACAAGGCAGGAATGAAGGCAGAGTTATTATTTACCATTCCAGCAAGCACCCCATGGCATCGATCAGCCCAAAACAAAACGAACggcattaatttaaaaaacgtAACGGAATAGTTggaaatatatacaaaaaagtaaatgaacCAAAACCCACAGAACTCTTTCTTATACTCAGATGAAACCTATACGTCAGAGAAATTTCCGAGACATTCATGTAGGAATTCTGAGGTATGAGAGGAGCAGGTTTGGTGAAACACAGAGCAAAAGCTGTGGGTAAGTCCACTCACTGTGTAGCCTGGGGCACAATGACACAGGCCGCTGACCACGTCACAGGCGCCACCGTTCACGCACAGGCAGGGCTCCAGGCAACCATGACCATAGAAACCATGAGCACAGGTCTCGTTACAGAAGAGCCCTGCCCACCCAGGCTGGCACGTGCACTCTCCCTTCAACGGGTGACAACTGTGAGGACAAACAGCATCCACATGGCACTGTGCGCTCgcatgttgtgtttgtgtgcat contains:
- the pear1 gene encoding platelet endothelial aggregation receptor 1 — encoded protein: MRSLWSCVFLFLLGCVWNLTLCVDPRDPNVCILWESFTTSVKESYAQPFEQVFEELCSEPWSSNKCMRHRITYKTAYRQSVKMDYRKRYQCCPGFYESRNKCVSRCTRECVHGRCVAPDRCQCEGGWRGDDCSSACDALHWGSDCSKRCQCQNGGQCDALTGSCLCAPGYKGAHCQDPCPKGFYGQSCLQRCQCGTGGSCNKTTGECVCREGVSGTLCDTPCVRAGRCPPRCSCQNGGICQGKGVCVCPPGWMGPVCTERCAEGWFGANCSWECLCHNGGHCDPETGQCRCAAGYTGERCNEECTVGRYGVDCKGVCDCTNGARCFHIDGGCLCEAGFSGRQCSHRLCADGTYGMHCEHTCHCSPQHTLSCHPLKGECTCQPGWAGLFCNETCAHGFYGHGCLEPCLCVNGGACDVVSGLCHCAPGYTGSHCENRCESGFYGKDCSSACACLNAIACSPIDGTCFCKEGWRSPDCSVACSEGTWGPGCNASCQCANGGRCHPSDGSCTCTAGWRGALCVEPCPVGTFGPGCQYKCDCLHDEGCHSITGQCLCLPGWTGPRCTEQCPQGSWGHQCNQSCTCLNSASCLPQSGTCLCKPGYWGAQCQHACTRGTYGEKCSQACRPCAHSTFCHHITGQCLCLPGYTGPLCDQVCPVGHYGNQCSGTCRCTNNATCHHQDGSCHCVPGWMGADCSMVCKSGTFGTNCAQTCSCGPNHFCDPHSGACVCEPGAGVDCTHERGVSEMVPVSPVERDSWGAISGIVVLVLLVVLLLALLLLYRHRQKEKQNNAPTVSFSSSRTVNSEYAVPDVPHSYHHYYSNPSYHTLSQNRPPLPHSPNNQDRVVKNTNEQLFCSLKNMERERRGLFSMETNATLPADWKHQEPPKDQGAFGMDRSYSYSSSLGKYYNKQLKDACPAVSSSSLNSENPYATIKDLPGLPPCPPESSYMEMKSAVPRVPSYTHPGPAAAPSTSLSCREQCPLRNVLEQEHQSHYDLPVNSHILGHYDLPPVRRPPSPSPRRLPC